One window of Solidesulfovibrio fructosivorans JJ] genomic DNA carries:
- a CDS encoding tetraacyldisaccharide 4'-kinase — protein MRNVRKRPQGHRPNTALSRLPGKTALAGAALSALLVPPSRLWALGRRVKAKLHAMGLCRTCRPKALSVGVGGMAAESRGRVLLTSWLLGWAKARGVAAAVAASPSDGRPPVVPYQLTPGDACDVTGIEAALIAGYAPDARLILDTDPIRAAKTAERAFAPEMLVHQDALADPRLKKDIELAILTADDLDSGWDRVFPAGHWRRDASALAKADAFCVFAGPLAQHAALEAAGERLASFDKPVFGLSFDIWRWHGPEKAVAGEELAGAPYVAVLAESDRELLPEMLRRQIGVAPRIIFFVHDRHRFTRQDFENLRVDAARFKARNILTAPRLALKLAQHGGILDGYAIWTYDPEVVFGPSLTDGTPFLTWWEAAFEQAARKRKTP, from the coding sequence GTGCGCAACGTCCGTAAACGTCCTCAAGGGCACCGGCCCAACACCGCCCTCTCCCGGTTGCCCGGGAAGACCGCTCTGGCCGGCGCGGCCCTGTCCGCCCTGCTCGTGCCGCCCTCGAGACTTTGGGCCCTTGGCCGGCGCGTCAAGGCGAAGCTTCACGCCATGGGCCTGTGCCGGACCTGCCGGCCCAAGGCGCTTTCGGTGGGCGTCGGCGGCATGGCGGCCGAAAGCCGGGGCCGGGTGCTTCTCACGTCGTGGCTCCTCGGCTGGGCCAAGGCCAGGGGGGTGGCCGCGGCCGTGGCCGCCTCTCCAAGCGACGGCCGGCCGCCGGTCGTACCCTATCAGCTCACGCCCGGCGACGCCTGCGACGTCACCGGCATCGAGGCGGCGCTTATTGCCGGCTACGCGCCGGACGCGCGCCTGATTCTCGACACCGATCCCATCCGGGCGGCCAAGACCGCCGAGCGCGCGTTTGCCCCGGAAATGCTGGTGCACCAGGACGCCCTGGCCGATCCGCGCCTGAAAAAGGACATCGAGCTGGCCATCCTCACCGCCGACGACCTGGATTCCGGCTGGGACCGGGTGTTTCCGGCCGGACATTGGCGGCGCGACGCCTCGGCCCTGGCCAAAGCCGACGCCTTTTGCGTCTTTGCCGGCCCCCTGGCCCAGCATGCCGCTCTGGAGGCGGCGGGAGAACGGCTGGCCTCTTTCGACAAGCCCGTCTTCGGCCTGTCCTTCGACATCTGGCGTTGGCACGGTCCGGAAAAAGCCGTGGCCGGGGAGGAACTGGCCGGCGCGCCCTACGTCGCGGTATTGGCCGAATCCGACCGCGAACTGCTGCCTGAGATGCTGCGCCGCCAGATCGGGGTCGCGCCCCGGATCATCTTTTTCGTCCACGACCGGCACCGCTTCACCCGCCAGGATTTCGAGAACCTGCGCGTCGACGCCGCCCGGTTCAAGGCCAGAAACATCCTGACCGCGCCGCGTCTGGCCCTGAAACTGGCCCAGCACGGCGGCATCCTGGACGGATACGCCATCTGGACCTATGATCCGGAGGTCGTCTTCGGGCCGTCCCTGACGGACGGCACCCCGTTTCTCACCTGGTGGGAGGCGGCGTTCGAGCAGGCCGCCCGCAAACGAAAAACGCCGTAG